In the genome of Fusarium poae strain DAOMC 252244 chromosome 1, whole genome shotgun sequence, the window ATGGCTCGACACAAAACCGCCATGGCACCTGGTCGTCGGGTAGATGGGCTCTTGAGTCACAACAGACCCGTTGGCTCCAACTCGCGATTTGACTCGaaccaagaaaaagaaatcatCCACAGGTATAACTCAGAAGAGGCATGCAAACGCCTTGAGAAGCACGGCTACCATCATTTGGTAACCAGCAAATCAATCCGTGAGGTCCTTGATGACTTCAataccaaggtcaaggagaatGAGAAGCGAGCGGCTTCTCGGGATGAATTCCTCAAGGTTCACAAGGGCAAGCCTACCCATTTTCAAGGCACCTACGTCCACTCTCGAGAATTGTTGATCGACACCACTGGCCTCGACCTGACCAACACCTCTGATATTGGCACCTCGAGCCTCTTTGGAATTGTTGACAGCGAGCAAACCTACGGTCTGATTTTCGGAAAGATGGTTGCATCTCAAGGCCTCAAGGTACTTGAGTCATTCTCCAAGGCATCTCCCCTTGCGTGGGCCAAGCTGTCAAAGGGTATGGCCGTTTGGGACTTTGTTACTGCGAGCTACCATGAAACTCCTACTGGATCCGCCGTATTCCTTTGTGTAAACCCCGAAGGTACGCAGCGTGAGTTTAACGGTGGCACCGGGCGCTTGTCCCAGCTCCGACTTGAGGAGCATCAATCCCGCATCAATATCCGCAATCTCGTACTTTTCATCCAAGACAAGTGCGGTCTCAAGTCGCCATACGGTTACGATGCCGAACGCgacgagaaagaagaagaacagatcTTGCATATCCTTGAAAACTATGGCTATCCCATGAACATCGTCAAGCTCGCGCAGTCGATCCCAATTCAAGAGGAACTCATGGACGCTTTCAAGCAGTTCGTCGACCCAGCACCCGAACAGGACTTCAATATGTCCAAGCAGGTTGCTCTGGGCCAGACGATGCATCTCCGTAAGTCACATTGCTTTCCATTATCGTGGCTACACACTGACCAGCTCTTTCTCTAGTGTTTGCGATTGCCAGACGCAGCCAGCTCATCGAAGTACTGCACTTTCACAAGACACCTCTTCTTGACCGCCGATTGCTGGCCATCATCCTTCGAGCATGCCCTCGTGTTAGGATGGTCGGCATCTACGAGTGCCCTTTGCTGCACCTGGGAGACGTCaacttccttcttgatctcatcCATGAAGTCAACATGGAACGAGATGAGAAAAACCTTGGCCGGATCGATTCGCTTGACTTCTACCCTCGCTATCACGCAGGCATGCCTTACAAGTATGAAGGCGAGTTTGAGACTTACGGATATACTTGGAAAGGTGGGAATAACGAGGTGTTCCAACGAGGTGTtctctcaatcgtgatgcttgCCGTCCTCAAGTCCCGCAAAATGAAAATCGGGCTCCTGATGGACCAGGATGCAGCATTCATGACGTTCTTGAGCAACATACCCATGGTTCCCGGCAAAGTCTTCGCCTTTCTGGACGGCCTTTATCGTCTTCTCGATTTGAAGGCCGCCAAGTCCGAGGACGTGAATGCTATCAAGCAAGCCACGTATGACTTGCTCAAAGCCGTCAGAAGTGGTCTCGAGTCGCTCAAACGCGACTATTCAAAGTACTACGTCGTGGAAATGGGTAAAAAGTTCTTTTTCTGCTCCTCGTGTGGCTACGAATTCTTGCCCGAATTCTTTGGCTATACCACTCCGCTTGACAGTCGACCCGAAATGTTGACTTGTGCAGGATGCATCTTGCGCGAAAAGTTGGATAACGAAGAGGATCACCAGAAAGTCTGGGGGAAGGACATCATGTCCGGATTTTACCCTGACTGGGAGCCTATGGCATTCAATGCCGATGCTCCTATCCTTGCTGATGGACGAGACCTGGTTCGGTTCAAGACCAACAAGGTCGAGCGAGGCCCAACGCCCTCGATGATTCTTCTACCAGACGGGGAATTCCATCAGCCCAGTTACGAGATTGAGCTCGTCCGTGACCGAAAGCGTCACTGTGACAGTGTACAGGGGTTGCCCAGTCTGATTACTCTCTTGAAGGCGCGTGGACTTCGACAAAAGGCTCGAGATGCGGCATTGGTTGCCGACATGGAGAGATCCCTAGTACTCTACCTGAGGGCTTTTCCTCACCCGCGAGTTCGTATGGCGCCGGCTCTGGTTCGTATGGCCAACGCGATTGGTATTCCCAACCACTTTGATGAGCACCAAGGCGCTCAACTTGTTCGCAACCGTGGCGGTGTCAAACCCACCCACACTTTCAGCGCTGCGGTTGAGATGTACCGCACGCTGGACGAGCCGCACAAGGACACATTCGGGCCTTACGAGCATCCAGGTGACGACATCTTCACAGCTCACTGCAAAGTGAAGGAGGGATTCTGGTAAAAGGAAGGTTTTTGTGTTTTTTTTGAAGTTTTTGAAGTTTTTGTGGTTTTTGTTGACACTTGGTGCGGATTTGGGAATAGACGAATGGGTCTGCTATAACGGAATGATTTTGTTGACTTGTTTTTCAATGCGGATTTTGGGACCCGAGGTTGGTTTAATGAGCCATACATTGTGTATCGGCAACGCAACCGAAAGGTACACTGCAGATACTTAGCTAGATGACCTCTGATACGTATCTAGGTACTCAAGATAGGTGGGAGCGTCAGGAAACTAGCATTGCACCGGGAAACATCTACCTTAGTAGATAGATAGGTACCAAGCTAAATGGAGTGTTTTACATGAAAGTCTTGTCTCTTATCTACACAAGTGTTTTGAGTACGTGTGATAATGTCTCTAACCAATTTCTAGGTAAAGCTTAGGATACAAGAATAAATAACCCAAGTATAGGCTAAacagcataaactgacctactgaTTTCATCCCTtctgcttccagcggccaattcttaTGATACCCCGAGGACAAGACATACCtcctaggtaggtacgttGATGGACAAGAAAAGTGGATTCTGGGGTGAGTGTGTGGCACGTGATTCGACGATCCAGCTCATGGAGCAAACCTCAACGGTTCATGAATACAACCTTTGCTTAGAGTCGTCACCGTCCCAAGTAAACCACGATGGCCTCTTTTCTTCGCACTCTCACGCTATCAGCGAGGTCTTTGACTCCGAGCAATCCTCTGGGGGCTTTTGCGACCCGCGGCCCCTGGTCGCTTTTCACAAGCCCTGCGACGACCCCCGTTTCGCGAGCGCTCGAAAACGGGTTGATGCAGCAAACTCGAGGCATGAAGGTCCAAAGCTCGGTAAAAAAGCGATGCGAGCACTGCAAGGTGAGAAGGAAcaatcaagaagaacaagatctCTAGCTTCAATGCTTCGGGTCTCCTTTGTGACTCGGTCAAGGGCTCACACTCTTTCAGGTTGTTCGAAGAAAGGCCGGCAAGCGACATAACGGACACTTGTACATCATCTGCAAGGCGAATCCTCGACACAAGCAACGACAAGGTTAAAAAAAATCAACTATAAGATACGGGAGGAAACTGTACGATAATATCCAACGAATTGCGGGATTAGACAAATTCTGGACGGGGGCGGCGAGACATACACCCAATGCGTGATAGAAGGAACAAAAGACACTGGTCGTTTTCTTCTTATGAGATATCACAGGAAGCCTTGCATGTTCTTCTGAGAGGCTGAGAAAGAAGGACGGTACACCGCGCGGGGGGGAATTCAAGGCTTGTCCGTCATGTACAACTAACTACGACTACAATTACAACTTTGCTGCGCTACATACCATCGATATACCTCTCCATGCCTTCCCATTCCGTTTTGCCAACTGAGAGGAGATATCGAACATGTGCCTTTTGCGGTGGATTCAGTCAGTCGTGGACTACGAAGAAGTGAACGAAGGGGGTAAAACATACAGAGTCCGTCACATTGCGACGTCTCTCGAACTCATCACGGGCGTATCTTCGAGACTCGGCTCTTGTAGTAGGATCAGCAATCCTTTTCGTACCGCGCAGAATAGTGCGGTAGAATGCCAAGACTCGGCCTCTTTGAATGAACTATTTTACTACATCAGATTCTCGTTTCGCGATCAACCAGACTGAAAACCAACATACCTGGTCGAGACTTAATGTAGGCTTGAGACGGGATCCGCCTGCGCGGGTGGTGGCATAGCCACGGCTGAAAGCCAACAGACGAGTGCTTAGGACCATTCCGCCGGTTGCTACCTCCTCGACTGTGAAATAACGAAATTGCTCATCACACGAAATTTGTAGTgataatgatgatgaaaagCTTCAACTGGTGATTTCACATCGTGTCGGACGAACCTCGGCTATCGAACGGGTCTGCTTTGTCCACAGAGGGAAAGCGCTCCTGGGCCCGACAAGTTGTTAGTGGTAGGTACGGCCGTGTTGAAAAAGACCCAATCCATTGCATCTGTTTGTTAGAATtctattcttcttcttcatccttcttCCAGCGTGATTTGTTCCGAGTTATCAGAATGACGGACACGGGTGATGCAAAACAACCAAAAAAGCTCGTAGGAAGAAGACGACAAAAGGCAGAAAATCCTATTGAAATCGCCAACAACATCTCAGACGATGAGTTTACTGCACAGTATCTAAAACCCAGGTGAGTCTTGATTGTGCGGACTGTGTTTGAATCAATTGGTGACATATTTGTTATAGTGACGGTTGGTCGGAATGGAAACATCCCAAAAGCGAAGCAACCCTTACTCTGAGTCTCGTACGGCCTACACGTATGAGTGATGAGGATTTGGAAGCATGTTACAATTTGGTGGACGAGACAAGCGGTGCAGACTACCGCAACTCCTCACTCGGGTGGCACCCGGCTACAAAAAAGAAGGAGATGCGTTCGCCAGATCTCAGATACATCTTGGTAAAGGACGGACAAGGCACTATAAAAGGGTTTACGTCCTTTATGCCCACATTTGAGAACCATGAAGCCGTGGTTTACTGCTATGAGATTCACTTGAATCTGGAATTGCAAGGGTAAGCCAGCCAATTTGCTGTGCATCATTCCGCAATCCAACGGGGTTCTATCACTACACCAGTGAGGTTTGACGGAGTGCACCAGCTATAAAACATGCGAGACCGTCGGGCTAACAGGTGTTCGGTAAAGAACTGGGCTAGGCAAACAACTCATGGGTTATTACATGGACGTTGCAGAGAACATACCAAGTATAGAAAAGGCCATGCTCACGTGTTTTGTGAGCAATAAATCTGCACTCAAATTCTACGAGAAACTTGGGTTCACAAAAGACGATTATTCCCCCAGGGAGAGGAAATTAAGAGGAGGAAAGGTGGTGGTGCCCGACTATGTGATACTTAGTCGACCAACGGCCGCAAAAAAGGTCGACGATTCACGAGCTCATCAGCCTGAACGTTAAAATCCACTTCTTTACTTGAGAAGCAACAATGGATGTGTTGTGTTACATTTGTTGACAACTTGGTATCACAGGCTTGTCATGCTGTGGAACGAGAGGATAATAAGGTCAATTCGATGTTCTGTGGATGTAAGAGCTAGATAGTAAAATATGGAAGGATAAACTCGGAATAGATAAAACCTAGACTGAACATCATTTTCGAATCAGCTAAATTCTCCCGTCTAATTGAGGAACAAACTCAAAGCCTCGTTTATAGTCCTACAATTGGTTAGAGACGTTTTGAAAGGGTTGTTCCTCTTTTTCTAAGAATATCATCACCACGCTACAGAGGTACAACCAACCTTCGCGATGGTGGCCGGACTTTGTCTAGGCTGACCTGTGAAAGCCTGAGCTGAGAGTTGTCTTTGACTCCCCGAATTCCGACTGGATACGGTTGTGCTCGCTGGCTGCACCACAGTTGGGTCGCTACAGTATCTCCTGGCAAGCTATTGAAAACTAACCGACTTGAGCTGCATTAATCTCAAGGTGGTGGAGGTGATCTTCTGCACGCTGCAAAGTTCCCTCGGATCCCCCTTACCAAGGATGACAGCCCAGGCTCTAGTTAGACACTGTAGGGGGCCTCGAAGGTCCCTCTACCAGCATTACCCCCTGCAACCATGTCAGCCCTAGGACGCTAAATCAGAGCCGGGCTGAATTGTCTTTTCAGCAATACCGTGTTGAGCTTCACAAACGGCACCCTACTTGCCGGCTTCGTGCAGAGTTGTACAAGCTGCACGGCCAAATTTG includes:
- a CDS encoding hypothetical protein (BUSCO:54765at5125) gives rise to the protein MTDTGDAKQPKKLVGRRRQKAENPIEIANNISDDEFTAQYLKPSDGWSEWKHPKSEATLTLSLVRPTRMSDEDLEACYNLVDETSGADYRNSSLGWHPATKKKEMRSPDLRYILVKDGQGTIKGFTSFMPTFENHEAVVYCYEIHLNLELQGTGLGKQLMGYYMDVAENIPSIEKAMLTCFVSNKSALKFYEKLGFTKDDYSPRERKLRGGKVVVPDYVILSRPTAAKKVDDSRAHQPER
- a CDS encoding hypothetical protein (BUSCO:14763at5125); amino-acid sequence: MAPGRRVDGLLSHNRPVGSNSRFDSNQEKEIIHRYNSEEACKRLEKHGYHHLVTSKSIREVLDDFNTKVKENEKRAASRDEFLKVHKGKPTHFQGTYVHSRELLIDTTGLDLTNTSDIGTSSLFGIVDSEQTYGLIFGKMVASQGLKVLESFSKASPLAWAKLSKGMAVWDFVTASYHETPTGSAVFLCVNPEGTQREFNGGTGRLSQLRLEEHQSRINIRNLVLFIQDKCGLKSPYGYDAERDEKEEEQILHILENYGYPMNIVKLAQSIPIQEELMDAFKQFVDPAPEQDFNMSKQVALGQTMHLLFAIARRSQLIEVLHFHKTPLLDRRLLAIILRACPRVRMVGIYECPLLHLGDVNFLLDLIHEVNMERDEKNLGRIDSLDFYPRYHAGMPYKYEGEFETYGYTWKGGNNEVFQRGVLSIVMLAVLKSRKMKIGLLMDQDAAFMTFLSNIPMVPGKVFAFLDGLYRLLDLKAAKSEDVNAIKQATYDLLKAVRSGLESLKRDYSKYYVVEMGKKFFFCSSCGYEFLPEFFGYTTPLDSRPEMLTCAGCILREKLDNEEDHQKVWGKDIMSGFYPDWEPMAFNADAPILADGRDLVRFKTNKVERGPTPSMILLPDGEFHQPSYEIELVRDRKRHCDSVQGLPSLITLLKARGLRQKARDAALVADMERSLVLYLRAFPHPRVRMAPALVRMANAIGIPNHFDEHQGAQLVRNRGGVKPTHTFSAAVEMYRTLDEPHKDTFGPYEHPGDDIFTAHCKVKEGFW